In a single window of the Olivibacter sp. SDN3 genome:
- a CDS encoding TlpA disulfide reductase family protein: MKDIKLDANCYAKRFTTVLTGLLMMMTAFAQNELKELNVGDQLPPIIISGLLGKEADSAQMEKLYRQGGLIINFWATWCAPCRKELPLLDSLVKETDNRLNVLSVTYEDEKKVNTFLDQLHSPLNNLTFVVGDTLLQKYFPNRVLPHNVWINRDGRVVNITGIDGVNRKNASDLVNNQLKELPIKTDAIGFDMRKPFHTMDSSYIYRSIFTGYAPGLPGGFTYKTDTHPTERQIKRLFGFNASREQMLWRAVGQMVLRRNWFDLMEIHTKDSTRFFWPNECPETFEKSKYKTKAEWAKENLYCYEIELPRAEVDTVFFKNVIQDLQRAMNISIRKEYKPILSTVIKMKYNNMISPTTVKDTSYITLTEGGLIAKNVEPLQLFNFLNEKVKANLNSVPLDAPYADETAIPYHIDVDLTFEGTIPNYDTMKTLLEVKYGFVFETKYRKREVTIIEDLAD, from the coding sequence ATGAAGGATATTAAATTAGATGCTAATTGCTATGCGAAACGCTTCACGACGGTTCTGACAGGCTTATTAATGATGATGACAGCATTTGCGCAAAACGAACTTAAGGAATTAAACGTTGGAGACCAGCTGCCTCCAATAATTATCAGCGGTTTGCTGGGGAAAGAAGCGGATTCCGCACAGATGGAAAAGCTATATCGTCAGGGCGGGCTCATTATAAATTTTTGGGCAACTTGGTGTGCGCCGTGCAGGAAAGAACTGCCGCTTCTGGATAGTTTGGTAAAAGAAACGGATAACAGGTTGAATGTACTATCCGTTACGTATGAGGATGAGAAAAAGGTCAATACTTTTTTGGATCAACTGCATAGCCCACTGAACAATTTAACTTTTGTAGTAGGCGATACACTCCTCCAAAAATATTTTCCTAACCGTGTGCTTCCTCATAATGTATGGATCAATAGGGATGGTAGAGTGGTCAATATTACGGGTATTGATGGAGTTAACAGAAAGAATGCGTCGGACCTGGTGAACAATCAATTAAAGGAATTGCCGATCAAGACGGATGCTATCGGCTTCGATATGCGTAAGCCTTTCCACACGATGGATTCCTCCTATATTTACCGTTCTATCTTTACGGGATATGCGCCGGGTTTGCCTGGAGGGTTTACTTATAAAACAGATACCCACCCAACGGAAAGGCAAATCAAAAGACTATTCGGATTTAATGCCTCACGTGAACAGATGCTGTGGAGGGCAGTAGGGCAAATGGTATTGAGGAGAAATTGGTTTGACTTGATGGAGATTCATACAAAAGATTCCACACGTTTCTTTTGGCCAAACGAGTGCCCGGAAACATTCGAAAAATCGAAATACAAAACTAAAGCCGAATGGGCAAAGGAAAATCTTTACTGCTACGAAATAGAACTACCCAGAGCCGAAGTGGATACAGTATTCTTTAAGAACGTCATACAAGATTTGCAGCGGGCTATGAACATTAGTATTCGAAAGGAGTATAAACCGATTTTATCTACGGTGATAAAGATGAAATACAACAATATGATTTCTCCAACTACCGTGAAAGATACCTCTTACATCACATTAACAGAAGGGGGGCTGATAGCGAAGAATGTAGAACCCTTGCAGCTCTTTAATTTTTTAAATGAGAAGGTTAAAGCCAATTTGAATAGTGTGCCTTTGGATGCTCCTTATGCAGATGAAACAGCTATTCCTTATCACATTGATGTTGACCTGACATTTGAAGGTACAATTCCCAACTACGACACCATGAAAACATTATTGGAAGTCAAATATGGGTTTGTTTTTGAAACGAAATACCGCAAGCGTGAGGTAACGATAATAGAAGATTTAGCGGACTAA
- a CDS encoding MauE/DoxX family redox-associated membrane protein yields the protein MKVGISSIYRPAADVYAGEIGSPLVEITIKKIMKININRKEIVVLIATSLLIILFTYTAVNKILEYEKFVFQMRLAPVRWMIFLAPWIGVLIPAIELFLVALLFIDKYRPKGLLGSAALLMIFELYIVGMLLSGLDLPCTCGGIISKMSWEVHLLFNAAFTGLAIYAFCLLKQINKKNNIQHTCSLVF from the coding sequence ATGAAGGTAGGCATAAGTTCCATTTACAGGCCGGCTGCCGATGTGTATGCTGGAGAGATTGGTAGCCCGCTTGTAGAAATAACTATCAAAAAAATCATGAAAATAAACATAAATAGAAAAGAAATAGTCGTACTAATAGCAACAAGCCTGCTGATTATCCTTTTTACCTATACAGCCGTTAATAAAATTTTGGAATATGAAAAGTTCGTCTTCCAAATGAGATTGGCACCTGTAAGGTGGATGATATTTTTAGCTCCGTGGATAGGTGTTCTGATCCCGGCAATAGAGCTATTTCTGGTTGCTCTACTTTTTATAGATAAATATCGCCCAAAGGGACTACTGGGTTCCGCCGCTTTACTGATGATATTTGAGCTATATATCGTCGGAATGCTCCTGAGTGGTCTTGATCTTCCCTGCACATGTGGAGGCATTATAAGCAAGATGAGCTGGGAAGTGCACCTCCTGTTTAATGCTGCATTCACGGGTTTAGCTATCTATGCGTTTTGCCTGCTAAAGCAAATAAATAAGAAGAATAACATCCAGCATACATGTTCATTAGTTTTTTAA
- a CDS encoding AraC family transcriptional regulator produces MAIWTTYTGSFCPKFGIYHIDDWIFLLHTNAMEKPVLLDMPLYFEGEAQYKEKCPPTVTHRLAYADCSYWKHPAFSIIEQWYDARDAFICLLEINTRITLDLPVNCQRHDLYWLYALRGSLTLDQPEDASAMELTIPHAHYCIAYIPPDDFNLRIPQGKHLFFYFVIKSDWLLRRPSAAGLEEIQSHLAKLRARLMESASTGILHIYDYHRQHIISTAAPSKPLHVEQDCFVYHKVVELLSRSLSDLTKMDEQMGSRPMQLLSAVHELIRQKLGTGEHIVISHLAEAFDVSPTYLNRIHRAHYASSLKRYIDQQKFEFARFLLAEQQLSVNDAAHLSGYTQASSFTKQFTLFFGFSPSELSRKDDD; encoded by the coding sequence ATGGCGATTTGGACTACCTATACGGGTAGTTTTTGCCCGAAATTTGGAATTTATCATATAGACGATTGGATTTTTTTACTTCACACGAACGCAATGGAAAAACCTGTACTTTTAGATATGCCGCTCTATTTTGAGGGTGAGGCACAATACAAAGAAAAATGCCCGCCAACAGTAACGCACCGTTTAGCCTATGCAGACTGCAGTTATTGGAAACATCCAGCCTTCAGCATTATTGAACAATGGTACGATGCCCGGGATGCATTTATCTGTTTATTGGAAATTAATACCCGCATAACTTTAGACTTACCGGTAAATTGCCAGCGACATGATCTTTATTGGCTCTACGCCTTGCGCGGAAGTTTGACTTTGGACCAACCCGAGGACGCCTCCGCTATGGAATTGACCATTCCCCACGCCCATTACTGTATAGCCTACATACCTCCTGATGATTTCAATTTGCGTATACCCCAAGGGAAGCACCTGTTTTTTTACTTCGTCATTAAAAGCGACTGGTTGTTGCGGCGCCCAAGTGCAGCCGGTTTGGAGGAGATACAAAGCCATTTAGCAAAACTCCGTGCGCGGCTCATGGAGAGTGCTTCTACCGGCATCCTCCACATCTACGACTATCATCGACAGCACATTATCTCGACCGCTGCGCCAAGTAAACCCCTACATGTGGAACAGGACTGTTTTGTTTACCATAAAGTAGTGGAATTACTGAGCCGAAGCTTAAGCGACCTAACAAAGATGGATGAACAAATGGGTTCCAGACCCATGCAGCTGCTCAGCGCCGTACACGAACTCATCCGGCAGAAGCTGGGTACCGGCGAGCATATTGTGATTAGCCATCTTGCAGAGGCCTTTGATGTTTCACCCACCTACCTCAATCGCATTCACCGGGCACATTATGCCAGCAGTCTGAAGCGGTACATTGACCAACAGAAATTCGAATTTGCCCGCTTTTTGCTAGCGGAGCAGCAGTTAAGTGTGAATGATGCAGCGCATCTATCCGGATACACGCAGGCAAGTTCATTCACTAAACAGTTCACCTTATTTTTCGGTTTTTCACCATCCGAATTAAGCCGCAAGGATGACGATTAA
- a CDS encoding AraC family transcriptional regulator, with protein sequence MKKPIHIEIPSRYRGDTQKLDQCPPIATHKLAYASCNYWRHARFSIIEQYYDAKDVFIGLTEVRNKDEITIPFSCERYDLYWLYQLKGRMELLDRTGINKILRISNGQYILTAMPEEKYYAYFKPGRHLLCYFVVKSEWLLRNDGAGLDIIDSFLAQLRQSERITASVFAQELLTIGPVVRKQLFTMFTLSKGIPIHVDAKLYKLSINLLVQSLQDLTDDTIVEDRHKLLIDQVRLYVSEQLKEGQIPPIEDIAAHFNISTSYLRKQHKRYYAIDLRQFIKQVRFDFAYYLVTRSNLSNNIIASMCGFADKASFGKAFKRYFGFPPSQASSQFERTQNFSIKNEK encoded by the coding sequence ATGAAAAAACCTATACATATTGAAATACCCAGCCGCTATCGCGGCGATACCCAAAAATTAGATCAATGCCCACCCATTGCCACGCACAAGTTGGCCTACGCCAGCTGCAATTATTGGAGACATGCTAGATTTTCTATCATTGAACAATACTATGATGCCAAGGATGTGTTTATTGGTTTGACCGAAGTTCGCAATAAAGATGAGATAACAATTCCTTTCAGTTGCGAGCGTTATGATCTTTATTGGCTATACCAATTGAAAGGCCGTATGGAGCTGTTGGACCGTACGGGCATAAACAAGATCTTACGCATAAGCAATGGGCAATACATTCTTACGGCTATGCCAGAAGAAAAATACTATGCCTATTTTAAGCCCGGGAGACACCTACTTTGCTATTTTGTTGTCAAAAGCGAGTGGCTGCTGCGCAATGATGGTGCAGGGTTAGATATCATCGATAGCTTTTTAGCACAGTTAAGGCAAAGCGAAAGGATAACCGCTTCGGTATTCGCTCAGGAACTGTTGACCATAGGCCCTGTTGTTCGAAAGCAACTATTCACCATGTTTACTCTTTCTAAAGGCATCCCTATCCATGTAGATGCCAAATTATATAAGCTGAGCATCAATCTTCTTGTACAAAGCCTGCAAGACCTTACCGATGATACCATTGTTGAAGACCGACATAAACTATTGATCGATCAGGTACGTCTATATGTCAGTGAGCAGCTCAAAGAGGGGCAGATTCCACCTATAGAAGATATAGCGGCACATTTCAATATCTCAACATCTTACTTACGCAAGCAGCATAAGCGCTATTACGCTATTGATCTGCGTCAATTTATTAAACAAGTTCGTTTCGACTTTGCCTATTATCTGGTTACCAGAAGTAATCTCTCCAATAATATTATTGCCAGTATGTGTGGTTTTGCTGATAAGGCAAGTTTTGGAAAAGCCTTCAAGCGATACTTTGGTTTCCCTCCTTCTCAAGCATCCAGTCAATTTGAACGAACACAAAATTTTTCGATAAAAAACGAAAAATGA
- a CDS encoding LytTR family DNA-binding domain-containing protein gives MLYSCIVIDDEQSAIFHLTELVTQVPDLDLRGTFTSLPEAKEWLVTNGEVHIVFLDIEMPLLDGLAGVEMLKGWYKRLIYVTAHEQYAVQAFKHRAIDYLVKPVSLEDLVLSLDKMIDTLALSQKEQLIRMHTRFVTNYQGKFEGLRLEDIHYIVADGDYVRVHTAEKRHILHITLKKIHADLLPLIPLRQISRSHLVSLTFVKDFFKDELTLKNQETLKVTSTYRQKLLNDMRFLSYGGKRS, from the coding sequence ATGTTATATTCTTGTATAGTCATTGACGACGAACAGTCGGCCATTTTTCATTTGACGGAATTGGTAACACAGGTGCCTGATTTAGATTTGCGCGGCACATTTACCAGCCTGCCGGAAGCGAAAGAATGGTTGGTAACTAATGGCGAAGTACACATTGTCTTTCTGGATATCGAAATGCCTTTGCTTGATGGTTTGGCAGGAGTGGAGATGCTGAAGGGGTGGTATAAGCGCTTAATTTACGTGACAGCACATGAACAATACGCTGTACAGGCCTTCAAACACCGGGCAATTGATTATCTGGTTAAACCTGTTAGTCTGGAAGATTTGGTGCTTAGCTTGGATAAGATGATAGATACCCTCGCCTTAAGTCAGAAAGAGCAGCTTATACGGATGCATACCAGGTTTGTTACCAATTACCAGGGAAAATTTGAGGGCCTGCGATTGGAGGATATCCATTATATCGTTGCCGACGGCGATTACGTGCGGGTGCACACAGCAGAAAAGCGCCATATACTACATATTACGCTGAAAAAGATACATGCTGATTTATTGCCACTTATACCGCTGAGACAGATTAGTCGTTCGCACCTTGTATCTCTAACCTTTGTTAAAGATTTCTTTAAGGATGAACTTACCTTGAAAAATCAGGAAACATTAAAAGTTACCAGTACTTATAGGCAGAAGCTTCTGAACGATATGCGTTTTTTAAGTTATGGAGGGAAAAGGTCCTAA
- a CDS encoding thioredoxin family protein, which produces MRKFIILAAFTIYASTLFAQTSDQTGIDFFEGTWKQLLKEANEQDKLIFVDVYTDWCGPCKYMDQQIFSKPAVGDLYNEQFVNIRIDAEKGEGVDIAKRFGVTAYPTFLFLNAEGYLIHKVVGEKDEAPFLSLVSDALGAAEDPNNLGNLEKDFAQGNRAVDFLKTYLDRLTKARIDNNEVLDAYFKTLSPAQLNEDSTWIYLGKNIIGINSAVLLRFMEHYDKMQDSSKSQLTGHLFDILVYSGAGQALHQKNLLTYTPLMEFSSRLYGLNDRQKHTLDRYQLIHSTLLGDAEKIKKYGYSIATPSMDISVDSIQREDQRRFEEEMRPFTTGEQDSTKIVDFQEGKEFAKKIYSGEVVDKLYTAADAFSQLPDNEQDALHDALRWAERSAALYPKRAVVAELVEKIKAKIN; this is translated from the coding sequence AGCAACTACTAAAAGAGGCCAATGAGCAGGACAAACTCATATTCGTTGACGTCTATACCGACTGGTGTGGCCCCTGTAAATATATGGATCAGCAAATTTTCAGCAAACCGGCTGTGGGCGATCTTTATAACGAACAGTTTGTCAATATCCGTATAGATGCGGAGAAAGGTGAAGGCGTAGACATTGCCAAGAGGTTCGGTGTAACCGCCTACCCCACTTTTCTGTTTTTGAATGCCGAAGGTTACCTGATCCATAAAGTTGTTGGCGAAAAAGACGAAGCACCCTTTCTTTCCCTTGTCAGCGATGCCCTTGGGGCGGCAGAGGATCCGAACAACCTCGGGAACCTGGAGAAAGATTTTGCGCAGGGAAACAGAGCGGTTGACTTTCTAAAGACCTATCTGGATCGTCTGACAAAAGCGCGGATAGACAATAATGAAGTGCTGGATGCCTATTTTAAAACGCTTTCGCCAGCACAATTAAACGAAGATAGCACCTGGATTTATCTAGGGAAAAATATTATAGGCATCAACTCTGCCGTACTCTTGCGGTTTATGGAACACTACGATAAGATGCAAGACAGCTCCAAGAGCCAGTTAACCGGCCATTTGTTTGATATTCTTGTGTATAGTGGCGCAGGGCAGGCACTTCACCAGAAAAACTTACTAACCTACACCCCACTTATGGAATTCAGTTCGAGGCTTTACGGACTGAACGACAGGCAAAAACACACATTAGATCGTTATCAGCTCATACACAGCACACTGCTAGGAGATGCAGAAAAAATAAAAAAATATGGCTACTCCATTGCCACCCCGTCTATGGATATCTCGGTAGACAGCATACAAAGAGAGGATCAGCGCCGTTTCGAAGAAGAGATGCGACCCTTTACGACCGGAGAGCAGGACAGCACAAAAATTGTCGATTTTCAGGAAGGAAAGGAATTTGCTAAAAAGATCTATTCTGGTGAGGTTGTCGATAAGCTCTATACGGCAGCAGATGCGTTTTCGCAATTACCAGATAACGAGCAGGATGCCCTGCACGATGCGCTGCGTTGGGCAGAGCGCAGTGCAGCGTTATATCCAAAAAGGGCAGTAGTCGCCGAACTTGTCGAAAAAATCAAGGCAAAGATTAATTAG